One segment of Amycolatopsis alba DSM 44262 DNA contains the following:
- a CDS encoding PhzF family phenazine biosynthesis protein, producing MRLYIVDAFTSEAFAGNSAGVVLLDSPGDAGWMQSVAAELRHAETAFVEVGGEGPKSLRWFTPETEVDLCGHATLATTHVLGGEQTFTTRSGELRCRAEDGWVSMDFPSDPPRESDDDLSSILPGVSFAYVGRSRQNLFAVVDDASVVRSLAPDLAALRAHWTGRLMVTAGGDVEGIDFVTRFFAPGVGIDEDPVTGSAHCVLAPYWAARLGRTELVGEQASARGGIVRVNLEGDRVLLSGQAVTVASGELHV from the coding sequence ATGCGCCTCTACATCGTCGACGCCTTCACCTCCGAGGCCTTCGCCGGCAACTCCGCCGGCGTGGTGCTGCTGGACTCGCCGGGCGACGCGGGCTGGATGCAGTCCGTCGCGGCCGAGCTGAGGCACGCCGAGACGGCCTTCGTCGAGGTCGGCGGCGAAGGCCCGAAGTCGCTTCGCTGGTTCACGCCGGAGACCGAGGTCGACCTGTGCGGGCACGCGACACTGGCGACCACGCACGTCCTGGGCGGCGAGCAGACCTTTACGACGAGAAGCGGCGAGTTGCGCTGCCGCGCCGAAGACGGCTGGGTGTCGATGGACTTCCCGTCGGACCCGCCCCGCGAGTCGGACGACGATCTGTCGTCGATCCTGCCGGGCGTCTCCTTCGCCTACGTCGGGCGGAGCCGCCAGAACCTGTTCGCGGTGGTGGACGACGCTTCCGTGGTCAGATCGCTCGCACCGGACCTGGCCGCGCTGCGCGCGCACTGGACCGGACGGCTGATGGTCACCGCTGGAGGCGACGTCGAAGGGATCGACTTCGTCACCCGGTTCTTCGCGCCGGGCGTCGGCATCGACGAAGACCCGGTCACCGGCTCCGCGCACTGCGTCCTCGCGCCGTACTGGGCCGCCCGCCTCGGCCGGACCGAGCTCGTCGGCGAGCAGGCTTCGGCGCGCGGTGGCATCGTGCGGGTGAATCTCGAAGGTGACCGCGTCCTGCTTTCGGGGCAGGCGGTCACCGTGGCCAGCGGGGAGTTGCACGTCTGA
- a CDS encoding YccF domain-containing protein, whose protein sequence is MRLILNVIWLVLCGLWMALGYIVAGIICCILIVTIPFGLASFRIAAYALWPFGRTVVDRRDAGAASTIGNVIWFIFAGLWLAIGHVLTGVALCVTIIGIPLGVANFKMIPVSLMPLGKEIVEIP, encoded by the coding sequence ATGCGCCTGATCCTGAACGTCATCTGGCTCGTGCTGTGCGGCCTGTGGATGGCACTCGGCTACATCGTCGCCGGCATCATCTGCTGCATCCTGATCGTCACCATCCCGTTCGGGCTGGCATCGTTCCGGATCGCGGCCTACGCGCTGTGGCCGTTCGGCCGCACCGTGGTGGACCGGCGCGACGCCGGGGCGGCGTCGACGATCGGCAACGTCATCTGGTTCATCTTCGCCGGGCTCTGGCTCGCGATCGGGCACGTGCTGACCGGGGTCGCGCTGTGCGTCACGATCATCGGGATCCCGCTGGGCGTGGCGAACTTCAAGATGATCCCGGTCTCGCTGATGCCGCTGGGCAAGGAGATCGTCGAAATCCCGTGA
- a CDS encoding metallophosphoesterase family protein produces MRDDQPPSPTYVVGDVHGHRDDLAGALREKGLLDSDDDWAGGEATLWFLGDFVDRGPDGVGVIDLVMRLERQAATAGGHCGTLLGNHEILLLGMYHFGDTEVPSDFGPRSFARSWEINGGLLEDQDRLTPQHIEWLTSRPMLTLAAGHLLMHSDTLEYLGWGDDIDEINARGREILEGSDIEAWWDVWRRMTTRYAFRGPEGADVAQQLMDRLGGERIVHGHSVIADQLGIHPAQIEGPYLYAGGKALGIDGGLFVGGPCLIIPLPWEPED; encoded by the coding sequence ATGCGCGACGATCAGCCTCCGTCCCCGACCTACGTGGTCGGTGACGTGCACGGACACCGGGACGACCTGGCCGGGGCGCTCCGGGAGAAGGGGCTGCTCGACTCCGACGACGACTGGGCCGGCGGTGAAGCGACCCTCTGGTTCCTCGGCGACTTCGTCGACCGGGGCCCCGACGGCGTCGGCGTCATCGACCTGGTGATGCGGCTGGAACGGCAGGCCGCCACGGCGGGCGGGCACTGCGGGACGCTGCTGGGCAACCACGAGATCCTGCTGCTCGGGATGTACCACTTCGGCGACACGGAGGTGCCGTCCGACTTCGGCCCGCGCAGCTTCGCCCGCAGCTGGGAGATCAACGGCGGGCTGCTCGAAGACCAGGACAGGCTCACCCCGCAGCACATCGAATGGCTGACCTCGCGTCCGATGCTGACACTGGCCGCGGGCCACCTGCTGATGCATTCGGACACGCTCGAATACCTCGGCTGGGGCGACGACATCGACGAGATCAACGCGCGTGGCCGCGAGATCCTCGAAGGCAGCGACATCGAGGCCTGGTGGGACGTGTGGCGGCGGATGACCACGCGCTACGCCTTCCGCGGCCCGGAAGGCGCCGACGTCGCGCAGCAGCTCATGGACCGGCTCGGCGGCGAGCGGATCGTGCACGGGCACAGCGTCATCGCCGACCAGCTCGGGATCCACCCCGCGCAGATCGAGGGGCCGTATCTCTACGCGGGCGGGAAGGCGCTGGGCATCGACGGCGGGTTGTTCGTCGGCGGTCCTTGCCTGATCATCCCGCTCCCCTGGGAGCCGGAAGACTGA
- a CDS encoding HAD-IIA family hydrolase translates to MNERRWTYLSDMDGVLVQEEHLVPGADEFLKELRANDIGFLVLTNNSIYTPRDLRARLERTGLDIPEEAIWTSALATAKFLASQRPNGSAFVIGEAGLTTALHEVGYVLTERDPDYVVLGETRTYSFSAITRAIRLIEGGAKFIATNPDATGPSMEGSMPATGSVAALIEKATGRSPYYVGKPNPLMMRSALRRLGAHSESTLMIGDRMDTDVHSGIEAGLQTILVLTGISSRESAEHYPYRPTKIIDSIADLVGRTGDPFGEG, encoded by the coding sequence ATGAACGAGCGCCGTTGGACATACCTCAGCGACATGGATGGCGTACTGGTGCAGGAGGAGCACCTCGTGCCCGGCGCGGACGAGTTCCTCAAGGAACTGCGCGCCAACGACATCGGCTTCCTGGTGCTGACCAACAACTCGATCTACACCCCGCGTGACCTGCGGGCGAGGCTCGAACGGACCGGTCTCGACATCCCCGAGGAGGCCATCTGGACCTCCGCGCTGGCGACCGCGAAGTTCCTCGCGTCGCAGCGGCCGAACGGCTCGGCGTTCGTGATCGGCGAGGCCGGGCTCACCACGGCGCTGCACGAGGTCGGCTACGTGCTGACCGAACGCGACCCGGACTACGTCGTCCTCGGCGAGACGCGCACGTACAGCTTCAGCGCGATAACCCGCGCGATCAGGCTGATCGAGGGCGGCGCGAAGTTCATCGCCACCAACCCCGACGCCACCGGCCCCAGCATGGAGGGCTCGATGCCCGCCACCGGCTCGGTCGCCGCGCTGATCGAGAAGGCGACCGGCCGCTCGCCGTACTACGTCGGCAAGCCGAACCCGCTGATGATGCGCTCGGCGCTGCGGCGGCTCGGCGCGCATTCGGAGTCGACGCTGATGATCGGCGACCGGATGGACACCGACGTCCACTCGGGAATCGAGGCCGGCTTGCAGACGATCCTGGTGCTGACCGGCATCTCCAGCCGGGAGAGCGCCGAGCACTACCCGTACCGGCCGACCAAGATCATCGACTCGATCGCCGATCTCGTCGGGCGGACCGGCGACCCGTTCGGCGAAGGCTGA
- a CDS encoding sulfate/molybdate ABC transporter ATP-binding protein translates to MTLSAEIALRRGEFELDVEFEVPDGGVLALLGPNGSGKSSVLGCLAGLLWPDRARITLDGRALAGLPPHARGIGLLSQDALLFPHLSAVDNVAFAPRSTGAGRAEAKRRAREWLTEVDALELAGRRPAQLSGGQAQRVAIARALAAEPGLLLLDEPFAALDVDAAPAIRGLLRRVLRSGPPTVLVTHDPLDALALADHVAVLDGGRIVERGETRKVLSAPRTAFTARIAGLNLVPGIAVDNGLRTSGGHLAGIRAEDVVDGEAAVAVFAPSAVAVYLKDGEHRGSPRNTVEGIVDALEPHGPVIRVRSRGDDWAAGLAADLTPAAVAELALEPGTPVNLSVKAASVAVHAVAEH, encoded by the coding sequence ATGACCCTTTCGGCGGAGATCGCCCTCCGGCGCGGCGAGTTCGAACTGGACGTCGAGTTCGAGGTCCCCGACGGCGGTGTGCTCGCCCTGCTCGGGCCGAACGGTTCGGGCAAGTCCAGTGTGCTCGGTTGCCTGGCGGGTCTGCTGTGGCCCGACCGGGCGCGGATCACCCTGGACGGCCGCGCGCTGGCGGGCCTGCCGCCGCACGCGCGCGGCATCGGCCTGCTTTCCCAGGACGCCCTGCTCTTCCCGCATCTGTCCGCTGTGGACAACGTCGCCTTCGCGCCCCGCTCGACCGGCGCCGGGCGTGCCGAGGCGAAGCGGCGTGCGCGGGAGTGGCTGACCGAAGTGGACGCGCTCGAACTGGCCGGACGACGGCCCGCGCAGCTCTCCGGCGGGCAGGCGCAGCGGGTCGCGATCGCGCGGGCGCTGGCGGCCGAGCCGGGACTGCTGCTGCTCGACGAGCCCTTCGCCGCCCTCGACGTCGACGCGGCGCCCGCCATCCGCGGCCTGCTCCGGCGGGTGCTGCGGTCCGGACCGCCGACCGTGCTGGTCACCCACGACCCGCTCGACGCGCTGGCGCTCGCCGATCACGTCGCCGTCCTCGACGGCGGCCGGATCGTCGAACGCGGCGAAACCCGGAAGGTCCTCTCCGCGCCGCGCACGGCGTTCACCGCGCGGATCGCCGGGCTGAACCTGGTGCCCGGCATAGCCGTCGACAACGGTTTGCGCACGTCAGGAGGGCACTTGGCCGGGATCCGGGCGGAGGACGTCGTCGATGGCGAAGCGGCTGTGGCCGTCTTCGCGCCCAGCGCTGTCGCCGTCTACCTGAAGGACGGCGAGCACCGGGGCAGCCCGCGTAACACCGTCGAGGGAATCGTCGACGCGCTCGAACCACACGGACCGGTGATCCGCGTCCGGTCCCGCGGCGACGACTGGGCGGCGGGACTCGCCGCCGACCTGACCCCTGCCGCGGTCGCCGAACTGGCGCTCGAACCAGGGACACCGGTCAATCTTTCGGTCAAGGCGGCCTCTGTGGCTGTTCACGCCGTCGCGGAACATTAG
- a CDS encoding ABC transporter permease, with amino-acid sequence MLWPPAICALALVVLPVVGLLVRSDLSRFPSLITSASSLNALKLSLVTAGLSTVACVLFGVPLAVVLARSGARGVRVLRAVVLLPLVLPPVVGGLALLYLLGRKGFLGVLVTALTGEQVPFTTAAVVIAQTFVAMPFLVVSLEGALRGAGDRYERVASTLGAKPWTVFRRVTLPLLLPALGSGIVLSFARALGEFGATITFAGSLEGVTRTLPLEVYTQAEVDVDSAVALALLLILVAVAVIALARPRALEGVRS; translated from the coding sequence ATTCTCTGGCCGCCGGCGATCTGCGCGCTGGCGCTGGTGGTGCTGCCGGTCGTCGGCCTGCTGGTGCGTTCGGACCTGAGCCGCTTCCCGAGTCTCATCACCTCGGCGTCCTCGCTGAACGCGCTCAAGCTCTCGCTGGTCACGGCCGGACTGTCCACTGTGGCCTGTGTGCTGTTCGGTGTCCCGCTCGCCGTGGTGCTCGCGCGTTCGGGGGCGCGCGGCGTCCGGGTGCTGCGCGCGGTGGTGCTGCTGCCGCTGGTGCTGCCGCCGGTGGTCGGCGGCCTGGCGCTGCTGTACCTGCTGGGCCGCAAGGGTTTCCTCGGCGTCCTGGTGACCGCCCTGACCGGTGAGCAGGTGCCGTTCACCACGGCCGCCGTGGTCATCGCGCAGACGTTCGTCGCGATGCCGTTCCTCGTGGTCAGCCTCGAAGGAGCCCTCAGGGGTGCCGGTGACCGGTACGAACGGGTCGCGTCGACGCTGGGCGCCAAACCGTGGACGGTGTTCCGCCGGGTCACGCTGCCGCTGCTGCTGCCCGCGCTCGGTTCGGGCATCGTGCTGAGCTTCGCGCGGGCGCTGGGCGAGTTCGGCGCGACGATCACCTTCGCCGGCAGCCTGGAGGGGGTCACCCGGACGCTGCCGCTGGAGGTCTACACCCAGGCGGAGGTCGACGTCGACAGCGCCGTGGCGCTCGCGTTGCTGCTCATCCTGGTCGCCGTCGCGGTGATCGCGCTCGCCCGGCCGCGAGCGCTCGAAGGGGTCCGGTCATGA
- the modA gene encoding molybdate ABC transporter substrate-binding protein, with protein sequence MRRLVPALFALALAATACGSEQPVTAQAEARTLTVFAAASLTESFGALGKQFEAQNSGVTVKFSFEGSSALVQKLTQGAKADVFASADQANMDKATKGAVIDGQPSVFATNRLAIAVGKGNPKGVKGLADLAKDGLTVVVCAPQVPCGSAAKKVQQSSGVTLKPASEEQDVKSVLAKVQSGDADAGLVYVTDATSAAAKVDKVDFPESTGAINNYPIAVVKDAPQAALAKQFTDFILSAEGKKELAKVGFGAP encoded by the coding sequence ATGAGGAGACTCGTCCCCGCTCTGTTCGCGCTGGCACTGGCCGCGACGGCCTGTGGTTCCGAGCAGCCCGTCACCGCGCAGGCCGAGGCCAGGACGCTGACCGTGTTCGCGGCGGCGTCGCTGACCGAGTCCTTCGGGGCGCTGGGCAAGCAGTTCGAGGCACAGAACTCCGGGGTGACCGTGAAGTTCAGCTTCGAGGGCTCCTCGGCGCTGGTCCAGAAGCTGACCCAGGGCGCGAAGGCGGACGTCTTCGCCTCCGCGGACCAGGCCAATATGGACAAGGCCACCAAGGGCGCGGTGATCGACGGGCAGCCGTCGGTGTTCGCCACCAACCGGCTCGCCATCGCCGTCGGCAAGGGCAACCCCAAGGGCGTCAAGGGGCTGGCGGATCTCGCGAAGGACGGGCTGACCGTGGTCGTCTGCGCGCCGCAGGTGCCGTGCGGGTCGGCGGCGAAGAAGGTCCAGCAGTCGTCCGGGGTCACGCTGAAGCCCGCGAGCGAGGAGCAGGACGTCAAGTCAGTGCTCGCGAAGGTGCAGTCAGGCGACGCCGACGCCGGGCTCGTCTACGTCACCGACGCGACGTCGGCGGCCGCGAAGGTGGACAAAGTGGACTTCCCCGAGTCCACGGGCGCGATCAACAACTACCCGATAGCGGTGGTGAAGGACGCTCCGCAGGCGGCTCTGGCGAAGCAGTTCACCGACTTCATCCTCAGCGCCGAGGGCAAGAAGGAACTGGCGAAGGTCGGTTTTGGCGCGCCGTGA
- a CDS encoding TOBE domain-containing protein: MPQFRLSEAARLLGVSDDTVRRWVRAGQLTAFDDSAGRKVVDGAELAAFAKAQAEQPEDPSNVGRSARNRFVGLVTEVITDKVMAQVELQCGPHRVVSLMSAEAVRELGLRPGVLAVAVVKATTVVIETPEGSR, encoded by the coding sequence ATGCCGCAATTCCGGTTGTCTGAAGCCGCTCGTCTGCTCGGCGTCAGCGACGACACCGTCCGCCGCTGGGTGCGCGCGGGCCAGTTGACCGCGTTCGACGACTCGGCGGGCCGCAAGGTCGTGGACGGCGCCGAACTCGCTGCGTTCGCCAAGGCGCAGGCCGAGCAGCCCGAGGACCCTTCGAACGTCGGCCGCTCCGCGCGCAACCGGTTCGTCGGCCTCGTCACCGAAGTCATCACGGACAAGGTGATGGCACAGGTCGAACTGCAATGCGGCCCGCATCGCGTGGTCTCCCTGATGAGCGCCGAAGCCGTCCGCGAACTCGGGCTGCGGCCAGGGGTGCTCGCGGTCGCCGTCGTCAAGGCGACCACCGTCGTGATCGAAACCCCGGAAGGAAGCCGATGA
- a CDS encoding MarR family transcriptional regulator, whose translation MVKYPLSAEELARFADLAGESSTLTVLRHARIAERLGLSATDHKVLELAGQAPGPLTAGRIAELTGLSTGAVTGVMDRLEKAGLARRVRDTVDRRKVLIEVVPGAMERRAPLFESAHTTMKTVLEEFSPAERKVLERFQSAVLDGLRDELPGNSSRP comes from the coding sequence ATGGTGAAATATCCGCTTTCGGCGGAGGAATTGGCCCGGTTCGCCGACCTCGCCGGGGAAAGCAGCACGCTGACCGTGCTCCGGCACGCCAGGATCGCCGAGCGGCTGGGGCTCTCGGCCACCGATCACAAGGTGCTCGAACTCGCCGGACAGGCGCCAGGACCGTTGACAGCGGGCAGGATCGCCGAACTGACCGGCCTGTCGACGGGTGCTGTGACCGGCGTCATGGACAGGCTCGAGAAGGCGGGGCTCGCCCGCCGCGTCCGTGACACCGTCGATCGCCGGAAAGTCCTGATAGAGGTCGTTCCCGGCGCCATGGAGCGCCGCGCGCCGCTCTTCGAATCCGCGCACACGACCATGAAGACGGTCCTTGAGGAGTTCTCTCCGGCGGAACGGAAAGTGCTCGAACGTTTCCAGAGCGCGGTGCTCGACGGCCTTCGCGACGAACTGCCCGGCAATTCCTCACGTCCGTAG